One segment of Meriones unguiculatus strain TT.TT164.6M chromosome 3, Bangor_MerUng_6.1, whole genome shotgun sequence DNA contains the following:
- the LOC110539819 gene encoding trypsin-4: protein MSALLFLALVGAAVAFPVDDDDKIVGGYTCQKHSVPYQVSLNSGYHFCGGSLINNQWVVSAAHCYKSRIQVRLGEHNINVLEGNEQFVNSAKVIRHPNYNSRTLNNDIMLIKLSSPVTLNARVATVALPTSCVRAGTQCLISGWGNTLSSGVKNPDLLQCLDAPVLSQAACEASYPGQITNNMICVGFLEGGKDSCQGDSGGPVVCNGQLQGVVSWGYGCAQKDKPGVYTKVCNYVDWIQNTIAAN, encoded by the exons TTGCTTTCCctgttgatgatgatgacaagATTGTTGGAGGATACACCTGCCAGAAGCATTCTGTCCCCTACCAGGTGTCCCTGAATTCTGGCTACCACTTCTGTGGAGGGTCCCTCATCAATAACCAGTGGGTTGTGTCTGCAGCTCACTGCTACAAGTC CCGCATCCAAGTGAGACTGGGAGAACACAACATCAATGTCCTTGAGGGCAACGAGCAGTTTGTCAATTCTGCCAAGGTCATCAGGCACCCCAACTATAATTCAAGGACCCTGAACAATGACATCATGCTGATCAAGCTTTCTTCCCCTGTGACCCTCAATGCCCGAGTGGCCACTGTAGCTCTGCCCACATCCTGTGTACGTGCTGGCACTCAGTGCCTCATCTCTGGCTGGGGCAACACCCTGAGCTCTGGAG TGAAGAACCCAGACCTGTTGCAGTGCCTGGATGCACCAGTGCTGTCTCAGGCTGCCTGTGAAGCCTCCTATCCTGGACAGATCACCAATAACATGATCTGTGTTGGCTTCTTGGAGGGAGGCAAAGATTCCTGCCAG GGTGACTCTGGTGGCCCTGTGGTCTGCAATGGACAGCTCCAGGGTGTTGTCTCCTGGGGCTATGGCTGTGCCCAGAAGGACAAACCTGGTGTGTACACCAAAGTCTGTAACTATGTGGACTGGATCCAGAACACCATTGCTGCCAACTAA